A stretch of DNA from Brevibacillus ruminantium:
CTGCCATTCCAGGTGGCTCACCGATTCAGTAGAATCGTAATCGTACCTGTCGACCATTCATTCATCCTCCTTCCCCCCTGCATGTCCTGCCATATCCCAACATTCTGGAATACTACCCATGCTGATAAAATATGACCAGTTCCTCAGATTCAGAAGGAAAAGACAGCAAAAAAGCTACCCACCTAACGGCGGATAGCTTCCACAGATTTCGGGACAGAGGAAGCGGTGCCTCCCCCTTCCAGGGCCAACAGTTTTTCTTTAATGGAGAGCCCGCCGCCATAACCGACCAGGGCACCATTCGAGCCAATGACCCGGTGACAAGGAACGATTACGGGAATCGGATTGCGGTTATTTGCACCGCCAATCGCCCGTACCGCTTTCGCTTGCCCGATTGCTTGGGCGATATCTTTATACGATTTTGTCTCTCCAAAGGGAATTCGCGTCAATTCATTCCAAACAGCCTTCTGAAAGGCGGTCCCATACAAAACAACAGGAACATCAAATTTTGTCCGTTTTCCGGAAAAATACTCCTCCAGTTCGGTTTGCGCTTGTTGATTGATGACCTCATTTTGTTCGACGACAGCACCCAGAAACATCTTCCTCGCCCATCGCTGCAGATCGGGCAAGCCCTGCTCCTCATTTCCAAAGCCGAGATAGCACAAGCCTTCTTTGGTAGAAGCCAACAGTAACGGTCCAATCGGTGAATTCATGGTGGTATAGCCAATCACTTGTCCCACGTAAGCATTCCTCCCTACCCGTTTTTTCCTCTCCCAACCAACTTGTTGTGCCAACAGGTACCAGGCAAAGCAGGTTCCGCATTTGCCCACTGCACTGTGTTTCCTTGTCCCGTTTTAATTGCTGCTTTTTGAGAGTTTGTTTTCTTCGAGCAGCTCCAATCCTCTTCTCACTTCAGAGAGAACCTCACCAGATGCCTCCTTCTCCAATGCTTGAAGAAGTGCGTCCTTTGCTTCATTTCCTCCGATTTTGCCAAGCGCCCACGCCGCTGTTCCCCTGATGACTTCACGCGGATCGTTCTCCAGGAGCTGGATCAGATCAGGAACTGCTGAGCGGTCACGAAAATGGGCAAGCGCGAGAATGGCATTGCGTTGGATCGGCTTTTTCCCTCTCCAGGAGGAAGAAGAAAGTCCAAATTTTTGTTTAAACTCTTTATTGCTCATCGTCAGCAGAGGCCGCAAGAGTGGTTTGGCGATTTCCGGGTCAGGCTGGAACTCCTCGTGATGAGAGAAGTGCTTACCCCGATTTTTTGGACAAACCGTCTGGCACGTATCACAGCCATACAGGCGATTGCCGATCTTGGCTCGATACTGCTCGGGAATAAAGTCTTTTACCTGGGTTAAAAAGGCTACGCATTTCTGTGAGTCAAGCTGCCCGCCTTGGACGAGAGCACCTGTGGGGCACGCATCTACACAGATATTGCAATCTCCACAGCCTTCTTCAACCGGTGTATCTGGAGGCAAGGGAAGATTGGTAACCATCTCCCCCAGGTACACCCACGAGCCAAACTCGGGAGTAATTAGCGCACAATTTTTCCCGACCCAGCCCAAACCTGCTCTTTCTGCCACAGCCCGATCAGACAACGATCCCGTATCGACCATCGACTCTACCTGTGCATGCGGCTCCAGTTGGCGGATAAAGCTGGCCAGCTTGTCCAGCTTCTCCCTGAGGACGTGGTGATAATCCGTCCCCCACGCAGCCCTGCACATGATTCCACGATAAGCCCCTGGCTCTGACTTCGGCGGATTTGTGAGCTTCGCTGGATAAGCAAGGGCAATTGAGATCAGCGAACGCGCCCCCTCCAAACTGAGAGAAGGATCGGTTCGTTTGTCCAAATCAGGCTCCTCAAAACCGGATTCATACCCTTTTTCGCGATGCTCGAGCAGACGTTGTTTTAACGTGAGAAAGGGATCAGCACTGGAGAAGCCGATCTTGTCGATGCCTATTTCTTCTGCGTAACGGATGATGGCCTGCTTGGTTTGCTCCCAATAGCCTTGGTGATTCACAGCGTCTTGATCGCTCCCGTCGCCAGTTCGTCACAGCGGTTGTTCCATACATTGTCTGCATGGCCCTTCACCTTTACGTACTGAACTGTATGGATCTCCATCAGCCGGAGCAGTTCTTTCCACAGATCCTGATTTTCCACCGGTTGATTTTTGCTGTTTTTCCATCCGTTCCGCAGCCAGCCTTTGTACCAGCCCTGTTGGAAACAGTTCACCAGGTAGGCGCTGTCACTGTACAATGTTACCTTGCAAGGCTCCTTCAGCACAGATAATGCTTCAATCGCGGCCTTCAGCTCCATGCGGTTGTTGGTGGTTTCCCTTTCGGCGCCGGACATTTCTTTTTTATGTTCACCGTACATCAGCACAGCTCCCCAGCCACCCGGGCCTGGATTGCCGGAGCATGCTCCGTCGGTATAGATCGTTACTTCACGCATGATCAAGGAATCCCTCCTGTCTACTCTTATTGTATCGAAGGATAGTCGCGATCACAAAAATAATTTGTTATACTACCCAAAAATGATGTCAGATGAGTATGTCAAAAGGTAATACACTTTTTCACATACTCGAGAAGGAGTGACCTACTATGACGGTAAGAATATCCCCGGAGCTGGCCGAAATCCTTCCCTCGTTTGCTCTGGGAGTGCTGCGCTACACGGACGTGACTGTGAGCCCCTCTCCCAAAATGCTTCAGGGGCGGATCAATTTGTTCGTGGAATCCCTTCGTTTGGAGCACGAGCTATCCCGCATCAACGAGATCGAGGGCGTGACACAGTGGCGTTCGGGTTTTAAACGTCTGGGTATCGATCCGTCCCGTTATCGCCCATCTTCGGAAGCATTGCTACGCAGATTGCTTCAAGGCAACCCCTTTTTCTGGATCAACAGCGCTGTCGACGTAAACAATTTCCTTTCCGTTCTTCACGCACTGCCTTATGGCATCTATGACGAAGCAAAACTGGAAGGCGATGTCGTTTGTCGACTGGGACAAGCCTCCGACGTATATGAGGGACTAAACGGGCGGGACGTACATATGGAGGGAAAACTGGTGCTTGCGGATGAACTCGGCGCTTTTGGCAGTCCGATCGTCGACTCCAAGCGCACCCCTGTGGAAGAAGGCAGCACTTCTCTGATGCAAGTGATTTTCTTTCATGAACAGCTCACGCCCGAGCAGCAACAGGAAATCCTGGGATCGACTGCCCGCATGTTTACAGAAATCAACGGCGGTGAGGTTCGTTCCTCCATCATCGTTACTGCCCGCTGAATGGTTGTTTTGCCAGCGTGTTTACGCTCCACTTTACATGGATTTTGTTCAGCTTGCAACTGTATGAAAAAGACGGCTCGTCAGACTGACTGGCCGTCTTTTTTCGCATCCCCTTTTTGACGAAAAGCCACATGCTCAAGCAGCATGCAGACCATGACACCGAGCAGCAAACCATTCCCAAACAAAAAGCTGGCGAGTGACGGAAGCTGCTGCCATGCAGATGTGGGGACAAACATCACGCCAATCCCCGCCAAAATAGAGCTTCCTGCCACTGTAATGGCGCGGCTATCGAGCTGGACTGAAGCGATATCCTTCAACCCGAATCCGAGTAACTGGGTATAGGTGATAAACATGCCGGCATAGGCAACAGGCGTAGGCAACGCCGCCAAGAATTGAGAGACGGATGGCAAAAGACCAATGATCATCATTCCTCCCATCGCCAGCAGAAACGGCAGCCGCGCAGCCATTTTGGTCGTCTCGATCACGGCTGCTGCAATCGACAAAGGAATCATCCCGACCACGCCGGATAAACCGGACAGCATATGGGAGACCCCGGTAAATACCCCGCCCCGGTTGAACTGTTGCACGGTCGGAGGCGATTGTGTTGCTTTTCCCATTACATTCATACTGGTTACGAGATTGGTCAGCAACACAAATCCTGTCAACAGACTGGTCAAGACCACACCCCAGTCCCATTTCGGTGCCCCCCAGAAAAACAGAGTAGGCATCACGATAAACTGCTCGGTTGGCCGTACCGGCTCGGTCCAGCCCAAGACTGCAAACAAGGCCCAGCCTACCGACATGCCGAGCAACACAGCAAAGCTGGCCAACCGTTTGGTCCGTAAAAAGATCAGTACCAGTGCCACAATAACGACCGAAACAAGGGCAATCCCCGGATCAACCTGCTTGGCGTGTTGATAACCGATCCCCAGCATCCCGGTTACGAGGCTGCTGCACAAGGAGACGGCGAGCAGCACCATATAAGTACCGGAAACAAGCGGGGTAAACCAGCGTTGAATTTTTCCGATCCAGCCCAATAGACCAAACAGAAAAAACATAGCCCCGGCCAAAAGCAAGCCCAGCTGAAATGATTGCCCGATTTCTCGAGGCGCAATCCCCACACTCGTTCCAATTTGCGCAAGAATGATAAAAATTCCCCACCACAATCCAGCCGGTCCCTCAATCATGGGATAACGATGGCCGATCCAGACTTGCAGAAAAGAAGCAAGCCCGACGAAAAACATGGTTTGCTGCATCAACACACCGATCTCGTCCGGCGTCAGCCCGTAAATATCGCCAATCGCCAGCGGAACTGCCACACTACTGGAAACGGTGACAATCATCCACTGCAAGGCCGACAAGATGGTAATGCCAAATGGGGGTTTCTCCTGTAATCCATATCCCATTTTGTTCGACAACCTCTTTTCTCTTTCCTGACTTTTTCTTTTTGTGAACGCGAAAGGCAAATACCCCATATATGTTTTTTGGGAAAATAGAAAGCACGCCATCGATAGCGTGCGTTCTAAAAACTCCATCATATTGCCTTAGCGTCTGCATGATTTGCATCTGCAAAAGTCGGAATTGAATTAGCTCGGTGATGACTTTGCTATTTTATCATAAGTCCTTCCCGGAAATCATCCGTTGAAATGTATCCTACTCCTTCTTTTTGCTGTTCATGATAAAGAAGGCCCACCATACCAGGATGTACAAGTAACCGATCGAAGCATAGACGGACCAAATCGCCCCGTGTTGGATTTGCCTGAACAGATGCGCAAATTCGTTCAGCCCCTCTGCCCTTCCTATGCTGTTCAACAGACTGACGATCGGAACGGTAATGGCAAAAACAACGGCGAGGCTAGACGGTATCACGATCTTCCCCCGTATAAGGCAAACAATTGCTGTTCCCAGAGTAGCGAGCAACAGCAAGTAATAGATTGCCCAAAACCAGGCAGGAAAGGTTACTGTGCTCATTTCTTCAACGCTTCTCCTTCAGCCTGTTTTTGATGTTCAACGTACGTATTCCATTCTTTTCCGGCTGTCTGGGCAAATAAATGAAGCAGCGCCTCAAACGCCTTGGTATCGCCCGAGGGGTGGGTCACTTCCATTTTGAGAAAACGAATACTTCCCTGGTCATCGAGATAATGGGCGACACCTGATTTTATCATTCCCTCAGCAGAGGGAGCCAGATCGTATCTGACGGTAGTTGGAGCCACCATGACTCTCTTTGAAAAATCCATTTTTTTAAACGGAGCGAATCCGAGCTCATCTGCCCATTTTTCCCTTTCTGGGAAGTAGGTTCCGACATCCCCTATCGCACACCCCTGGCAACCGCCGGCGTTATCCCGGTATTCCAGTTTTTCCCCGGGGTTCTGCGGGTTTTTTAAAGAAATGGAGATGGAGCCGTTGGCACCGACACCTGCTGATTCCAATTCCCAATCACGGGGACCGATAAAAAATACACTTTGATCATGCATAAGATCCATCCAATAAGCTGCCATCTCATTCAGGCTCTCAGCAGGGATGGAAAGCGGCAGCACAGGGTAAGGCTTTACCGGTGACTCGGCAGGCAGTTCCATGTAGTCGAGATAAAATTCGGCGACGATGACTTTCAGCGGGATGGTGACTATTTTTTCTTCTGCTTTTCCCTGCAAGGAGACTTCGCCACTGGAAATCATCCGGGGCACTTTTTGAATTGCTGATGGGCTGCTCTTTTCCCCATCTCCTGCACTGGTGTTAGTTGATTGGGTTGATTCAGTTGTTCGGTTTGGACCCGTTGAGCTCTTAGTTATTTCAGAGATTCCGCTAACAGCTGTTTGCGTCCCTTTAGATGTGTTTGCCGTGACTATTCTGCTCTCGTCCTGAATCTGATTACCCATCGCTTTTGTTTGCAGTACCGGCGAACATCCGGTTACGATAAGAGCTAGCCAAGCCACAATCAGTATCGCTTTTGTTTTGCTATCGATCCTTGCTATTGGTTTAGGTACCCCATTCTTCAAGTTCGTCCTCCCCAATCTATTCATGCTTTGCTTATAATGGGTAGACGCATTTGTCATTCTTTTCGTTACCAAATACAGACAAATAAAAAAAGGAATCGTTCATCGATTCCTTTTTCTTATGGTGCCGGTAGAGGGACTTGAACCCCCACGGTTTCCCTCACGATTTTGAGTCGCGCGCGTCTGCCAATTCCGCCATACCGGCTCATTGCTTTGGAGGAGGCACCCGGATTTGAACCGGGGGTAAGGGTTTTGCAGACCCGTGCCTTACCACTTGGCTATGCCTCCGTATTTGGTTGTTGAGAAAGCGTTGCTTTCTGTCTGTCCCCGAGGGTGAACCCGGTACGGGTGAGAGACTGATTAATTTCAATGGAGCGGACGACGGGTCTCGAACCCGCGACCTTCGCCTTGGCAAGGCGACGCTCTACCAATTGAGCTACGTCCGCAAAATGGCTGGGGCACTAGGATTCGAACCTAGGCATGACGGAGTCAAAGTCCGTTGCCTTACCGCTTGGCTATGCCCCAAGGATAGGTTGGAAATGGGGCGATCGATGGGAATCGAACCCACGAGTGTCGGAGCCACAATCCGATGCGTTAACCACTTCGCCACGACCGCCACATATGGCAGGGGCAGTAGGAATCGAACCCACACCAAAGGTTTTGGAGACCTTCGTTCTACCTTTAAACTATGCCCCTCTATGGTGGCTCGGGACGGAATCGAACCGCCGACACGAGGATTTTCAGTCCTCTGCTCTACCGACTGAGCTACCGAGCCACATTTCAAAAAATAAGAAAAGGAGTAGAACCCGCTACTTCTTTGTGAAATGGCGGAGCTGACGGGACTCGCTTCCACTGGCGATTCTACCTCGAAAACCTTCTTGGCGAGCCAGATCTGCAGTACCCGAGCAATTCTTCATGAGTCTTCTGCAAGGGTGAACCCGTTTACGGGTGAGAGGCCCATGACTTCTTTGAAATGGCGGAGCTGACGGGACTCGAACCCGCGACCTCCGGTGTGACAGACCGGCGTGAACTCCAACTTCACCACAGCTCCATATTTAGTTGCGCCTAAGGGCAAT
This window harbors:
- a CDS encoding methylated-DNA--[protein]-cysteine S-methyltransferase, translating into MNSPIGPLLLASTKEGLCYLGFGNEEQGLPDLQRWARKMFLGAVVEQNEVINQQAQTELEEYFSGKRTKFDVPVVLYGTAFQKAVWNELTRIPFGETKSYKDIAQAIGQAKAVRAIGGANNRNPIPVIVPCHRVIGSNGALVGYGGGLSIKEKLLALEGGGTASSVPKSVEAIRR
- the queG gene encoding tRNA epoxyqueuosine(34) reductase QueG; translated protein: MNHQGYWEQTKQAIIRYAEEIGIDKIGFSSADPFLTLKQRLLEHREKGYESGFEEPDLDKRTDPSLSLEGARSLISIALAYPAKLTNPPKSEPGAYRGIMCRAAWGTDYHHVLREKLDKLASFIRQLEPHAQVESMVDTGSLSDRAVAERAGLGWVGKNCALITPEFGSWVYLGEMVTNLPLPPDTPVEEGCGDCNICVDACPTGALVQGGQLDSQKCVAFLTQVKDFIPEQYRAKIGNRLYGCDTCQTVCPKNRGKHFSHHEEFQPDPEIAKPLLRPLLTMSNKEFKQKFGLSSSSWRGKKPIQRNAILALAHFRDRSAVPDLIQLLENDPREVIRGTAAWALGKIGGNEAKDALLQALEKEASGEVLSEVRRGLELLEENKLSKSSN
- the rnhA gene encoding ribonuclease HI, whose product is MREVTIYTDGACSGNPGPGGWGAVLMYGEHKKEMSGAERETTNNRMELKAAIEALSVLKEPCKVTLYSDSAYLVNCFQQGWYKGWLRNGWKNSKNQPVENQDLWKELLRLMEIHTVQYVKVKGHADNVWNNRCDELATGAIKTL
- a CDS encoding B3/B4 domain-containing protein, producing the protein MTVRISPELAEILPSFALGVLRYTDVTVSPSPKMLQGRINLFVESLRLEHELSRINEIEGVTQWRSGFKRLGIDPSRYRPSSEALLRRLLQGNPFFWINSAVDVNNFLSVLHALPYGIYDEAKLEGDVVCRLGQASDVYEGLNGRDVHMEGKLVLADELGAFGSPIVDSKRTPVEEGSTSLMQVIFFHEQLTPEQQQEILGSTARMFTEINGGEVRSSIIVTAR
- a CDS encoding purine/pyrimidine permease is translated as MGYGLQEKPPFGITILSALQWMIVTVSSSVAVPLAIGDIYGLTPDEIGVLMQQTMFFVGLASFLQVWIGHRYPMIEGPAGLWWGIFIILAQIGTSVGIAPREIGQSFQLGLLLAGAMFFLFGLLGWIGKIQRWFTPLVSGTYMVLLAVSLCSSLVTGMLGIGYQHAKQVDPGIALVSVVIVALVLIFLRTKRLASFAVLLGMSVGWALFAVLGWTEPVRPTEQFIVMPTLFFWGAPKWDWGVVLTSLLTGFVLLTNLVTSMNVMGKATQSPPTVQQFNRGGVFTGVSHMLSGLSGVVGMIPLSIAAAVIETTKMAARLPFLLAMGGMMIIGLLPSVSQFLAALPTPVAYAGMFITYTQLLGFGLKDIASVQLDSRAITVAGSSILAGIGVMFVPTSAWQQLPSLASFLFGNGLLLGVMVCMLLEHVAFRQKGDAKKDGQSV
- a CDS encoding DUF4850 domain-containing protein: MKNGVPKPIARIDSKTKAILIVAWLALIVTGCSPVLQTKAMGNQIQDESRIVTANTSKGTQTAVSGISEITKSSTGPNRTTESTQSTNTSAGDGEKSSPSAIQKVPRMISSGEVSLQGKAEEKIVTIPLKVIVAEFYLDYMELPAESPVKPYPVLPLSIPAESLNEMAAYWMDLMHDQSVFFIGPRDWELESAGVGANGSISISLKNPQNPGEKLEYRDNAGGCQGCAIGDVGTYFPEREKWADELGFAPFKKMDFSKRVMVAPTTVRYDLAPSAEGMIKSGVAHYLDDQGSIRFLKMEVTHPSGDTKAFEALLHLFAQTAGKEWNTYVEHQKQAEGEALKK